The following proteins come from a genomic window of Desulfovibrio litoralis DSM 11393:
- a CDS encoding biotin/lipoyl-containing protein produces the protein MLDIKQLLEEVKASPYKEITIKAPHCGVVSFSKDLDIDSKVTGPHGAWKEKKGTILASINREHNDKNIYSQEKGSILSINKELEGTYVEAGTELMRIRHFLSKDEVVSLILKKALHLFYAPENAKYYFVPSVDIKVKVSDSKNVMIQNGMEIFIVSRMKREMPLCYNGPDGVIYAVYFTNNQNIEAGQPLIGVCPPSQVADIEDVVLRIQTEWQEGE, from the coding sequence GTGTTAGACATTAAACAATTATTAGAAGAAGTTAAAGCTTCACCCTATAAAGAAATAACCATTAAAGCCCCACACTGTGGCGTTGTATCGTTTTCAAAAGACTTGGATATAGACTCTAAAGTAACCGGTCCTCACGGTGCATGGAAGGAAAAAAAAGGCACTATTCTTGCCTCTATAAATAGAGAACATAACGACAAAAATATCTATTCTCAAGAAAAAGGTTCTATTTTAAGCATAAACAAAGAACTTGAAGGAACATACGTAGAAGCCGGAACTGAACTGATGCGAATCAGACACTTTTTATCAAAAGACGAAGTCGTTTCACTTATCTTAAAAAAAGCACTACATTTGTTTTATGCTCCTGAAAATGCCAAATATTATTTTGTTCCAAGCGTTGATATTAAAGTTAAAGTTTCCGACTCAAAAAATGTTATGATTCAAAATGGAATGGAAATTTTTATTGTTTCCAGAATGAAAAGAGAAATGCCTCTTTGTTACAATGGTCCAGATGGAGTTATTTACGCCGTTTACTTTACTAACAACCAAAACATAGAAGCCGGACAACCACTTATTGGGGTTTGCCCTCCCTCTCAGGTTGCCGATATAGAAGACGTTGTTTTACGCATTCAAACCGAGTGGCAAGAGGGAGAATAA
- a CDS encoding AAA family ATPase, with the protein MGIKKIQTIKKFGIFKDFIWDKSFIDDKNITEFKNINIFYGRNYSGKTSLSRIFRAIETKALSDKIKQPYFSILCNDGSTITQENFRSSNKIIRVFNEDFVRENLHFITNPNADIEPFAILGADNNIIEQTIQKLEEELGSNKQGEETGLYDNALKSEKYLNKAIQEYDKHKKSFDKQLSDKATNQGTGIKYNSKRFGDQNYTVVKLNNDIRKVLSENYQQPTKDKINEYEKIINDSKLDSISINIDLKSFNFQSLSTKVEELVTKEISESDKIEELVKDAILNRWVSEGRKLHKDVSKPCAFCGNNISENRWLQLEKHFDEETEKLENNINQLLNEIRGAQSSIQKFSFDKTKFYSQFHKEFDEAKLKIEEVTKQYKNSIEQLMLRLEDRKKDIIHHKTFDSITDYTQDMVTEWNSFKNIIESSNSFTNSLEKIQNEAKEQLRLNEVYNFTNTINYTERCETQKRLDTEKTDAEKKHNDIKNQIKEKLKQIEDEKRKLHDESQGAVKVNEYLKNFFGHNYLSIEAIDDPSSTGTKIKFQVVRGGEKAYNLSEGECNLLAFCYFVAKLQDVATNGQKPIIWIDDPVSSLDGNHIFFVYSILNAEIVDKGEFKQLFISTHNLDFLKYLKRLNGKFTNNNNKQQPYEKKCFVINRSFDSSTINPMPKYLQEYATEFNYLFHTIYQFAQIDKINDNNYQMAYNFPNNARKFLEIYLYYKYPDGSDDKNANDRRLRSFLNDDIVYDCINRITNEYSHLCGCLERGTFPIEVPEMNAVAKKIIDKLKVDKEQYEAFCNSVNVTP; encoded by the coding sequence ATGGGTATAAAAAAAATTCAAACCATTAAAAAATTTGGTATATTTAAAGATTTTATTTGGGATAAATCTTTTATAGATGATAAGAATATTACAGAATTTAAGAATATTAATATATTCTATGGACGAAACTATTCAGGAAAGACCTCATTATCCAGAATATTTCGTGCAATAGAAACCAAAGCATTATCAGATAAAATAAAACAACCTTATTTTTCTATTCTCTGTAACGATGGTTCAACTATAACCCAAGAGAATTTTCGTAGTAGCAATAAAATAATCCGTGTTTTCAACGAAGATTTTGTTCGTGAAAATTTACATTTTATAACCAATCCTAATGCTGACATTGAACCTTTTGCTATACTCGGTGCTGATAATAACATTATTGAACAAACTATTCAGAAACTTGAAGAGGAACTGGGATCTAACAAGCAAGGAGAAGAAACAGGGTTATATGATAATGCATTAAAAAGTGAAAAATACTTGAACAAGGCAATTCAGGAATACGATAAACACAAAAAAAGTTTTGATAAACAATTAAGCGATAAAGCAACTAATCAAGGAACAGGCATTAAATACAATTCTAAACGTTTTGGTGACCAAAACTATACTGTAGTAAAATTGAATAATGATATTAGAAAGGTTTTATCGGAAAATTACCAGCAACCAACTAAAGATAAAATCAATGAATATGAAAAAATAATTAACGATTCTAAACTTGATTCTATTAGTATCAATATTGACTTAAAGAGTTTTAATTTTCAATCCTTATCAACAAAAGTGGAAGAGCTTGTAACAAAAGAAATCAGTGAATCGGATAAAATTGAAGAACTTGTTAAAGATGCAATTCTTAACAGATGGGTGAGCGAAGGAAGGAAGCTTCATAAAGATGTATCAAAGCCATGTGCATTTTGTGGAAATAACATAAGTGAAAATCGCTGGTTACAATTAGAAAAACACTTTGATGAAGAAACAGAAAAGCTTGAAAACAATATTAACCAGCTATTAAATGAAATTAGAGGTGCACAAAGTAGTATACAAAAATTTTCATTCGATAAAACAAAATTTTACTCTCAATTCCATAAAGAGTTTGATGAGGCAAAATTAAAAATTGAAGAAGTAACAAAACAATATAAAAATAGCATTGAACAATTAATGTTAAGACTTGAAGATAGAAAAAAAGACATAATACACCATAAGACATTTGATTCAATTACTGATTACACTCAAGACATGGTAACTGAATGGAATAGTTTTAAAAACATCATAGAATCTTCTAATTCATTCACTAACTCTCTAGAAAAAATACAAAACGAAGCTAAAGAACAATTACGTTTAAATGAAGTTTACAACTTTACAAATACCATTAATTATACAGAACGGTGTGAAACACAAAAACGACTTGATACAGAAAAAACTGATGCAGAAAAAAAGCACAATGATATCAAAAATCAGATTAAAGAAAAATTAAAGCAGATTGAAGATGAAAAGAGAAAGTTGCATGATGAGTCACAAGGAGCAGTAAAGGTCAATGAATATTTAAAAAATTTCTTTGGACATAACTATCTTTCTATCGAGGCAATCGATGATCCCTCATCTACTGGTACAAAAATAAAATTTCAAGTAGTAAGAGGAGGTGAAAAAGCCTACAACTTAAGCGAAGGTGAGTGTAACTTATTGGCATTTTGTTATTTTGTAGCAAAACTTCAAGATGTTGCTACTAATGGACAAAAACCTATAATTTGGATTGATGATCCTGTGTCCTCTCTCGATGGAAATCACATTTTTTTTGTTTACAGTATATTAAATGCAGAAATTGTAGATAAAGGTGAGTTCAAGCAGTTATTTATCTCTACACATAATTTAGACTTCCTTAAGTATTTAAAACGTCTTAATGGAAAATTTACAAACAATAACAATAAGCAGCAACCTTATGAAAAAAAATGCTTTGTTATAAATAGAAGTTTTGATAGTTCCACTATAAATCCAATGCCAAAATATCTTCAAGAATATGCTACAGAATTTAACTATCTTTTTCACACAATCTACCAATTTGCACAAATTGACAAAATAAATGATAACAATTATCAAATGGCTTATAACTTCCCTAATAATGCCAGAAAATTTCTTGAAATATATTTGTATTATAAGTATCCAGATGGTTCTGATGATAAAAACGCCAATGATAGAAGGCTTCGTAGTTTTTTAAATGATGATATAGTTTATGATTGTATTAACCGTATTACAAACGAATATTCTCACTTGTGCGGATGTTTAGAAAGAGGAACATTCCCTATTGAAGTGCCAGAAATGAATGCAGTTGCAAAAAAGATCATTGATAAACTAAAAGTTGACAAAGAACAGTATGAGGCGTTTTGTAATAGTGTAAATGTTACTCCATAG
- a CDS encoding DEAD/DEAH box helicase, translating to MKPEIESQRLLGVARSKAKMLEYHVPEKDHIVMPQDPSELFILSIGLLGEQAARISRGEINPNEQELLKNNLIFSARFFDSYLQTKLNEDLDPYLTLLGASSYYLCDLPGSASVLAIRLSDDCPDLGGEGLEDLLLWLLQANLSTYFEENCSENFGVLMNKISQAVLNFFEEGSDKELLLSLAIELRNRTYEIGSPRQLLLADIITAILNKKIKNSCWNALPEYSGLSLDKWSSAIKKDSFIKELWPAQHLLGQKEVLKGKSAVVQMPTSAGKTKAIELILRSAFLADRAHLAVIVAPFRALCHEIKNNLTEAFRNESVKVDEFSDVMQMDVTSSNQKNIPDIPTNMLEALFANIDISQVEYPKQVIVVTPEKLLYVLRHVPTLASDIGLLVFDEGHQFDSGTRGITYELLLTSLRSMIQPEAQKVLISAVINNAEAVGEWLNGDPNVVEGSNLNPTFRSVGFTSWLDRLGRIEYVDSQHIEQNDFFVPRIIESLPICRKLKERKNKFFPIKTDSKEIALYLSLKLVANGSVAIFCGTKATATSICNKAVDIFERQVSLSPPHLFSSQEEIECLTRLHAENLGHDSPSSKSAALGIFGHHGNTPHGIRLAVEYAMHENLIHFVVCTSTLAQGVNLPLRYLIITNFYQGMERIKVRDFHNLIGRAGRAGMHTEGSILFSDHEIYDNRKVRRENFLWKQAKTLLDPSNSEPCISNLLSLFEPIKNDQESHHLKMEALSFVKLYIKEPDAILRHAKKLADKHANVGFSQLGIEKQMLWKIGLICAVESFLLAHWDENDDRFYDKTIVNLAESTLGYFLADEQQKENIKALFKLLAENIVATVTESEKRHTYGRTLYGLHKSMEIESWLSQNFEKLANLKDPLEFIECIWTIFSKNINNSMFKKYDSSDTLKKIVKMWISGEPFVALLDETHRNKARMIYGNGNRRREFSIEHMVEICEGGLAFDGSLFIGAMCELIDMLEFENATDLIKRLQTLQKRMQYGLPSEEAIGVYELGFADRVIAQKMADELGIEGDNKKKVIKWIKKYEKKAREIISQYPKYFQQRLDDIIKNS from the coding sequence ATGAAGCCTGAAATTGAATCCCAAAGGTTACTCGGCGTTGCACGCTCGAAAGCCAAGATGCTCGAATATCATGTACCAGAAAAAGATCATATTGTGATGCCACAAGATCCCTCAGAGTTGTTCATTCTTTCAATTGGCTTATTGGGGGAGCAGGCTGCACGAATTAGCCGTGGAGAAATTAACCCAAACGAACAAGAACTATTAAAAAACAATCTAATCTTTTCCGCACGTTTTTTCGACTCGTACCTGCAAACAAAACTGAACGAAGATCTTGACCCTTATTTGACGCTTTTAGGAGCATCTTCTTACTACTTATGCGACCTCCCAGGCAGTGCTTCTGTTTTAGCAATAAGACTAAGTGATGATTGCCCTGATTTAGGTGGTGAGGGTTTAGAGGACTTATTACTCTGGTTACTGCAGGCCAATCTTTCTACTTATTTTGAGGAGAACTGTTCTGAAAATTTTGGCGTGTTGATGAATAAGATATCACAAGCTGTACTGAATTTTTTTGAAGAGGGTTCAGACAAAGAACTCCTATTAAGTCTTGCTATAGAACTAAGAAACAGAACATACGAAATAGGCTCTCCTCGACAGCTTCTATTGGCAGACATCATTACCGCAATATTAAATAAAAAAATTAAAAACTCGTGTTGGAATGCCCTTCCAGAATATTCAGGGCTATCTCTTGACAAGTGGTCTTCGGCTATTAAAAAGGATTCTTTTATAAAAGAATTATGGCCAGCCCAACACCTTTTGGGACAAAAAGAAGTATTAAAAGGTAAATCTGCCGTTGTCCAAATGCCAACAAGCGCAGGCAAGACCAAGGCTATTGAACTCATTCTCAGAAGTGCATTTCTTGCGGATAGAGCACATTTGGCCGTTATTGTTGCTCCTTTCAGAGCCCTTTGCCACGAAATTAAGAACAACCTCACCGAGGCTTTTCGTAACGAATCCGTGAAAGTAGATGAGTTTTCAGATGTCATGCAAATGGATGTCACCTCAAGTAATCAAAAAAATATTCCTGATATTCCAACCAATATGCTTGAAGCGCTATTTGCTAATATTGACATTTCTCAAGTTGAGTACCCTAAACAGGTTATTGTTGTTACCCCTGAAAAGTTGTTGTATGTCCTTCGCCACGTGCCCACTCTAGCATCCGACATTGGGCTTCTAGTTTTTGATGAGGGGCATCAGTTTGATAGTGGAACGCGTGGAATTACTTATGAATTACTTTTGACGTCGCTACGCTCCATGATCCAACCAGAAGCACAAAAAGTTTTAATCTCAGCAGTAATCAATAATGCTGAAGCAGTTGGTGAGTGGCTAAATGGTGATCCTAATGTTGTCGAGGGTAGTAATCTTAATCCAACATTTAGGTCAGTCGGGTTTACTAGTTGGCTGGATCGGTTAGGCCGCATAGAGTATGTTGACAGCCAACATATTGAACAGAATGATTTTTTTGTGCCAAGAATTATCGAAAGTCTGCCTATATGTAGAAAGTTAAAAGAGCGGAAAAATAAATTTTTTCCAATTAAAACAGACAGTAAAGAGATCGCTCTTTATCTAAGTCTCAAATTAGTTGCAAATGGAAGCGTTGCAATATTTTGCGGTACAAAAGCGACAGCTACTAGTATATGTAATAAAGCCGTAGATATCTTTGAGCGACAAGTCTCGCTCTCTCCACCACATCTATTCTCCAGTCAGGAAGAAATAGAGTGCCTAACTCGCTTACATGCAGAAAATTTGGGGCATGATTCCCCGTCCTCAAAAAGTGCAGCTCTTGGAATTTTTGGACACCATGGGAATACTCCACATGGTATTAGGTTAGCCGTAGAGTATGCTATGCACGAGAATCTTATTCATTTTGTTGTCTGCACTTCAACTCTGGCACAAGGAGTTAACCTCCCTCTGCGTTATCTTATAATAACAAATTTTTACCAAGGGATGGAAAGGATAAAGGTTCGAGACTTCCATAATTTGATTGGGCGTGCTGGCCGGGCTGGAATGCACACGGAAGGAAGCATATTATTTTCTGACCACGAGATTTATGACAATCGAAAAGTTCGGAGAGAAAATTTTCTATGGAAACAAGCAAAAACACTTCTTGATCCTAGCAATTCAGAACCTTGTATCAGCAACTTACTATCACTTTTTGAGCCTATCAAAAATGATCAAGAAAGCCACCATCTTAAAATGGAGGCACTATCTTTTGTTAAGTTATATATAAAGGAACCTGATGCTATACTTCGCCATGCAAAAAAGTTGGCTGACAAGCATGCTAACGTCGGTTTTTCACAATTGGGGATTGAGAAGCAAATGCTGTGGAAGATTGGCTTAATCTGTGCTGTTGAAAGTTTCCTGCTTGCCCACTGGGATGAAAACGATGATAGATTTTACGACAAAACAATTGTTAACCTTGCAGAGAGTACACTTGGATATTTTTTGGCAGATGAGCAGCAAAAAGAAAACATTAAAGCCCTTTTTAAATTACTTGCTGAAAACATTGTCGCCACTGTTACAGAATCTGAAAAAAGACATACTTATGGACGTACTCTATATGGTTTACATAAGTCGATGGAGATTGAATCTTGGCTTTCGCAAAATTTTGAAAAACTCGCCAACCTTAAAGACCCTCTAGAATTCATTGAATGTATTTGGACAATATTTTCTAAAAATATTAACAACTCTATGTTCAAGAAATATGATTCGTCTGATACGCTGAAAAAAATAGTCAAAATGTGGATATCTGGTGAACCGTTTGTTGCTTTACTAGATGAAACTCATAGAAATAAAGCAAGAATGATTTATGGTAACGGTAACAGACGTAGAGAATTCAGCATCGAACACATGGTAGAGATTTGCGAAGGTGGTCTAGCATTTGATGGAAGTCTCTTCATTGGAGCTATGTGTGAGCTAATTGACATGCTTGAATTTGAAAATGCCACAGACTTAATTAAGCGGTTGCAAACCCTCCAGAAACGGATGCAGTATGGTCTTCCATCAGAAGAGGCTATTGGGGTTTATGAACTTGGCTTCGCAGATCGGGTGATTGCACAGAAAATGGCAGACGAGTTGGGAATCGAGGGCGATAATAAGAAAAAGGTTATTAAATGGATAAAAAAATATGAGAAAAAGGCTAGGGAAATTATTAGCCAATATCCAAAGTATTTTCAACAAAGGTTAGATGATATCATAAAAAATAGTTAG
- a CDS encoding Hachiman antiphage defense system protein HamA — MPWTKKHLKWLTDTGTHITTADGKTAAVWEFNYQTDEVTLSAWAKHFRNHYCPDTDIDDLKPSKQSRKDYLTDMKFPNKTSTLGPAIRAGDFGEILVADYLEYVLKFWVPRVRWNSKVVRDESTKGSDVIGFKFHQSSRNPSHKDILFIFEAKTKFSKSSENRLQEAINHSAKDYLRIGESLNFIKQKYVNNGDNAEAKGIGRFQNPTDIPYKQTFGAAALISDECYDVSELSMANCSKIPQSKKAKNTFYAPHPYKDDLVLLIIKGPDMMDLVHKLYRRAADEA, encoded by the coding sequence ATGCCTTGGACTAAAAAGCATTTAAAGTGGCTTACCGACACTGGTACACACATAACCACCGCCGATGGCAAAACTGCTGCCGTTTGGGAGTTTAATTATCAAACGGACGAGGTTACTCTTTCAGCATGGGCTAAACATTTTCGCAATCACTACTGCCCAGATACAGACATTGATGATCTCAAACCATCAAAGCAGTCTCGTAAAGATTACTTAACGGATATGAAATTTCCCAACAAGACCAGCACGCTAGGACCAGCAATTCGTGCCGGTGATTTTGGTGAAATTCTTGTAGCAGATTACCTAGAGTATGTTCTCAAATTTTGGGTACCCAGAGTTCGCTGGAATTCAAAGGTTGTACGTGATGAATCTACCAAAGGGAGTGATGTCATTGGCTTCAAATTCCACCAGAGTTCCAGGAACCCCTCGCACAAGGATATACTCTTTATTTTTGAAGCTAAAACCAAATTTTCAAAATCCTCTGAAAACCGCTTGCAAGAAGCAATAAATCATTCTGCAAAAGACTATTTACGAATTGGAGAATCATTAAATTTTATCAAACAAAAATATGTAAATAATGGAGATAATGCCGAAGCTAAGGGTATAGGGCGATTTCAAAACCCAACAGATATCCCGTATAAACAAACATTTGGGGCAGCGGCATTAATTTCTGATGAATGCTATGATGTAAGCGAATTATCTATGGCCAATTGCTCTAAAATTCCTCAATCCAAAAAAGCTAAAAACACATTCTACGCCCCCCATCCTTACAAGGACGACTTAGTATTACTAATAATCAAAGGGCCAGATATGATGGATCTTGTTCATAAACTTTATCGGAGAGCTGCGGATGAAGCCTGA
- a CDS encoding single-stranded DNA-binding protein: MLNRVTLIGRLGQDPELRYGANGTPVVTLRIATNEGYTDKDGNKVDRTEWHSVVAFQRQAENCANYLTKGSLIYVEGSLQTRQWQDQQGQTRYTTDIRASRIQFLERKGGGQGQPYNDDMGDPYAAQGKQPKPKAQTAKSAQKPYPQDEDLGPAFPSEASNMDDVPF; this comes from the coding sequence ATGTTAAACAGAGTTACATTGATAGGTCGCTTGGGACAAGACCCAGAACTACGTTACGGAGCAAACGGAACACCTGTTGTAACCTTAAGAATAGCCACTAACGAGGGATATACCGACAAAGACGGAAACAAAGTCGATCGTACGGAGTGGCATAGTGTGGTTGCCTTTCAACGTCAAGCGGAAAACTGTGCAAATTATCTAACAAAAGGTAGTCTCATTTATGTCGAAGGTTCTTTACAAACCAGACAGTGGCAAGACCAACAAGGACAAACTCGCTACACCACCGATATTAGAGCTTCGAGAATTCAATTTTTAGAGCGTAAAGGTGGCGGACAAGGACAACCATATAATGACGATATGGGCGATCCTTATGCAGCTCAGGGCAAACAGCCAAAACCAAAAGCCCAAACGGCAAAATCAGCTCAAAAGCCCTACCCTCAAGACGAAGATCTTGGTCCGGCTTTCCCATCTGAAGCTAGCAATATGGACGACGTTCCGTTTTAA
- a CDS encoding SseB family protein, with protein MGLFDFFKSKKKEKNEIDLIYKAIIAANLNPSLEDDCYNLVLESEVLVRTGRGKEYMTFSDGTLPVFSSLEHLLKDKSIDGFPSYDQVKLKEFITKTDYNSSKIIVNPFSEYHITFEIDKIEDDPLYKLMKNVYLAVKANATDSEIDLLSKDFYIGLINSEVFFCVTEEGEFMALNDDTIPIFSSLEHIPADKRGSAKKMKAQGRELFIDHPNCTFMLNPFSKYNKLIKPGLIAWINSASEQDSEPGRIMRVAIPKDALVTIPEEIPEKMLAYLCEAFRKYPQIIAGCISLILFEGEGETTHYLISFVQETGTPDIDMEEMLSSGGGMTQFIEPCSYVDFKRVSLEEIEREKESCLLFYSLNM; from the coding sequence ATGGGGTTATTTGACTTTTTTAAAAGCAAGAAAAAAGAAAAAAATGAAATTGATCTGATTTATAAAGCGATAATAGCTGCAAATCTTAACCCGTCGTTAGAGGACGATTGTTATAACTTGGTATTAGAATCAGAAGTTCTTGTTCGTACAGGTAGAGGTAAAGAATATATGACTTTTAGCGATGGAACTCTTCCTGTCTTTTCTTCTTTGGAACATCTTTTAAAAGATAAATCTATTGACGGCTTTCCGTCATATGATCAAGTAAAGCTCAAAGAGTTTATTACAAAAACTGATTATAACAGCTCAAAGATAATAGTTAATCCTTTCTCAGAATATCATATAACATTTGAAATAGACAAGATAGAAGATGATCCTCTCTATAAACTTATGAAAAATGTTTATCTGGCTGTTAAAGCAAACGCAACGGACTCGGAAATTGATTTGTTATCAAAAGATTTTTATATTGGTCTAATCAACTCTGAAGTGTTTTTCTGTGTAACGGAAGAGGGCGAGTTTATGGCTTTGAATGATGATACTATACCGATTTTTTCTAGCCTTGAACATATACCTGCTGATAAACGTGGTTCTGCTAAAAAGATGAAAGCACAGGGGCGTGAACTTTTTATAGATCACCCGAACTGTACATTTATGCTTAATCCATTTTCTAAGTATAATAAGTTAATTAAGCCAGGCCTAATAGCTTGGATTAATTCTGCGTCAGAACAGGATTCTGAGCCTGGACGCATAATGCGGGTAGCAATACCAAAGGATGCTCTTGTAACTATTCCAGAAGAAATTCCTGAAAAGATGCTCGCTTATTTATGCGAAGCTTTTCGCAAGTACCCTCAAATTATCGCAGGGTGCATAAGCCTTATCTTATTTGAAGGAGAAGGAGAAACAACTCACTACCTTATTTCATTTGTGCAGGAAACAGGAACTCCCGATATTGATATGGAGGAAATGTTATCATCAGGTGGAGGAATGACACAATTTATAGAGCCGTGTAGCTATGTAGATTTCAAACGTGTTTCTCTTGAGGAAATAGAAAGAGAAAAAGAATCTTGCCTGTTGTTTTATAGTCTCAATATGTAA
- a CDS encoding type II toxin-antitoxin system RelE/ParE family toxin, whose product MGKILQIRLSASTYNLDDVLKAWPALYNSVWGDEKAFTFQAMSAFANSDQNRGVLNLVKDLKTALVHNEWVSAKKQALEPGIKEAEKKAKELDEYLANWDAKAANRASDELESILDQLEVLMKRLS is encoded by the coding sequence ATGGGAAAAATATTACAAATACGACTATCAGCATCAACTTATAATCTTGATGATGTACTGAAAGCATGGCCGGCATTATATAATAGTGTTTGGGGCGATGAAAAAGCCTTTACCTTTCAAGCGATGAGTGCTTTTGCCAACTCTGATCAAAACAGAGGCGTTTTAAATTTAGTCAAAGATTTAAAAACAGCTTTAGTACACAACGAATGGGTTTCAGCCAAAAAACAAGCGTTGGAGCCGGGAATAAAAGAAGCAGAAAAAAAAGCAAAAGAACTTGATGAATATCTTGCCAACTGGGACGCAAAGGCGGCAAACAGAGCCTCTGATGAACTGGAAAGTATTTTGGATCAACTTGAAGTTTTAATGAAGAGATTATCTTAA